A region from the Panicum hallii strain FIL2 chromosome 1, PHallii_v3.1, whole genome shotgun sequence genome encodes:
- the LOC112902190 gene encoding auxin-induced protein X10A-like — protein MKEGGEKKNILAKTLQRCRTSLAHRRRPPAAADRVAAASWGAVPAAGYFTVLVGPEKERFGVRARCANHPLFRALLDEAETEYGFAGCDGPLELPCAVDDFMEVMWEMEQGDPAASPGCGHFAAGSSRGHHLQQQGYQMMSPARFLVAGRS, from the coding sequence ATGAAGGAAGGGGGCGAGAAGAAGAACATCCTGGCCAAGACGCTCCAGCGGTGCCGGACCTCGCTGGCCCACCGGAGGcgcccgccggcggccgccgacagggtggcggcggcgtcgtGGGGCGCCGTGCCGGCGGCCGGCTACTTCACcgtgctggtgggccccgagaAGGAGCGGTTCGGCGTGCGTGCGCGCTGCGCCAACCACCCGCTCTTCCGGGCGCTCCTGGACGAGGCCGAGACCGAGTACGGCTTCGCTGGCTGTGACGGCCCGCTCGAGCTGCCCTGCGCCGTCGACGACTTCATGGAGGTCATGTGGGAGATGGAGCAGGGAGACCCCGCCGCGTCGCCCGGCTGCGGGCACTTCGCCGCCGGCAGCAGCAGAGGGCACCACCTGCAGCAGCAGGGGTACCAGATGATGAGCCCCGCGAGgttcctcgtcgccggccgctcGTGA